In Brachypodium distachyon strain Bd21 chromosome 5, Brachypodium_distachyon_v3.0, whole genome shotgun sequence, the genomic window TTGAAGCTAATTTTCGGTTTAGAAAAACAGACAGCCTCATCACAGCTCTTTGATTATGTTGCCTGCATGTGCTGTCTCAGTTTTAGTATCTATTTTACTGAAAAGTGTAGTAATTTAATCATTTTGTTCATTTCATATGAGAAGCTTGTTTTCCTTTCGAGAAATTAAGAAATGACAAGAACTTGGAAGTTACCAAACATGGACTTTCTATTTCAGATTGGCAGACGCTCTCCGGACGATGTTTCAAGATGTCCTGAGGAGAAAGCAATGCACCTGAAGGATCTGTACAACAGCTTGATCGCATCGAAAGAACTTGCCAAAGTGCTATCACACATCTGGGGAGAACTGAACCCATCGACAGTCTCACTCATTTCTGCCCTGCGTTCTGAACTTGATCTCGCTCGCGCTCACGTCCGAAGGCTTATCAAGGAACATGAATCAGAGCGTATCGAAACCGATGGCTTCAGGAAGCAACTCCTGGAGGAAATGCAGTCTTGGAAGGCCAAACAAAAGGAgaaggctgcagctgctctgCAGTACACAGTTaccgagttggacagcgagaAGAAGTCGAGGAAAAGGGCAGAGAAGGCTAACAAGAAGCTTGGCGTGGCATTAGTCGACACGGAGTCGGCGCTAAGTGCCGCGACAGACGAGCTTGAAAGGGAAAGGAAGTGCAAAGCAAGAGTGGAGAAGATGTGCAGCGAGCTCATGAGAGGCATCGCCGAGGACAGGGCCGCGCTGGAGGCAATGAGGAGAGAAACCGAGCAGGCCCGCGAGGAGCTCGAGAGAGAGCGGGAGATGCTTCAGCTGGcggacgagtggcgcgagcaaAGGGTCCAGATGAAGCTGCTGGAAGCGCGCCTTCAGTTCGAGGAGAAAAACTCAGCCGTCAGTCAGCTGCACGACGAGCTCCAAGCGTATCTGGACGCTAACAAGGACAATGGATCAAAAATGGATCGAAACCATGCGTATGAAAACGTTGGAGGTCCGGAAGAATCAGATGGTGCGATTGCAGGCAACGGCAGCGACGATTGCGAGTCGGAAGGGAGTGATATGCACTCGATCGAGCTGAAGGTGGATGGCAACAGCAAGTGCTGCACCTGGAGCTACGACACTCCTTCGTCAAGGGGCAATCTCTCGTCGATGCGTGGAGGGATAATAGTCCAGGAAATGGATGACGCACTGGAGGGAGACTGGGCCGAAGGATGCAGCAACGGGATGCTCAACTTTGATCATGACGAGGAGAGGTACCAAGCGATTGAGGATCTCAGGGAGCAGATGTTAGCTGGGTCTGGGCTCAGCATGTCACAAGGCAGAGAGAATGCTGAAACAGACTACTGTATCTTGTAACGGGAACTAAACTGGGAAAATTATATGTATAGTCAAGGTTCTTCTTTTGTTGACGAGTTTCCTTGTACATGGATGTTTTGAGATCTTGAGAGTTAGGGTTACGGTGTATTCGTGCTTCCATGGTttggtagttttttttttccagagagttagagtttctttttttcggaTTGCTTTTGAGGAAGCAATACTACAACGCCTTATCTAGTTTGaaattcttgtgggtaaaaGGTAAACATGCATGCGCAATAATTTAGCCACCAACCAAAGCAACTCTATTACAAATATAAGTAACTTAACGttacaagaaaacaaattgcaGCATGTTAAACCCTATTTTCATCGAAACACAATGCCGTACCAGTGACCCatggggtcccactgatacgggacgcgtgggtcgtgAGTAACAAACCCCACCCCCCCGTGAGGtaggcctcccgggaagcccgCCTCAAGGAGACGGTCGTTGTTGAAGACAAAGCCAAGAACCGGAACATGAGAAGCAAGCACCCGCTTTGgtgggtacccgggaactctggtcccgggaagtggaaAGAACGCTGTCCCGGCAActggccgggtgcgctagccgggaaggggctcccagcaacccgcgctcgggcatgcaggtggggcccgcagaacagtgaagacaggacgagacagcgaacgcagtgcatttaatgcaccgacagtaTTCACATCTGCAAGTCAGCAAGGCTAGAACGTCTACTCCATAATCCATTTTtatctaccgtgtacagtagCCTGGTCCATgcgtggatcaacagtagTGTAATTCCTGTGGCGATGACACGCGTATAGGAAACGTGtcgcgctgcatgcatcgaCACTTGTGGTATCTccttgtctataaaaagaggaccaatgccaccggtcaaagggttccagtTCGACCGCAGTTAGtagtagcaaggagcactGCTCCTGTTCAATCTCTTAGGAGAACAAGTAGCTCCCCGGGAACTCTCTGGGGCAATCTGTACGAGCACACATACATTTTCGTGAATACTAcacaaagcaggacgtagggtgttacacctccgggtggcccgaacctgaaAAACTCACACatcgacacttcgtgtctttcgtcacgtcggcgatcgccggagccaTCGCCttgccctccaccgaaccaaaaaagggggttgctcagcatccccggtgccggagacccgtgctccgacgcACAGTTTTAACACCGACCAAAGAACCTCTAATACAATTATAAGCAACTTAACATTACACAAAAACTAACTATTTGTTTCATATAAAAACCTATTTTCATAGGACAACTTTTACCCAATTGAAGCAATTCTTGTACAATTATAAACCACTTacaattaaaacaaaataaactattttttgtttcacatTGTTTTTGAAGAAACAATATGTCTTAACTACTTTGAATTTCTTGAGGGCCATAGGAAAACTTGTTTACCTTACTTCAGTATTGTGACTGTTTTTTTAATTCGGACCTGATAGTTTAGTAGCCACAGAAACTAAGATATCTACGATGGTTTTTGTGCATCCCTAACACACGAAATAAAATAATCCATAATCTGTTTTTGGGCCGGACCATCTTCAAAATAGTTTGGGCCATACAATTCACTAAGACAAAGGGAAAACATAAATGAACCTAGTATCTCTAACCCTAATAGCACATACCCTTCTCATATTCCCCTTCCGCTCCCGAGCGGCTGGCGGCGCCCATTTCCTATGCGGACTAGCTCCCAATTCTTCCGATCTTCGTTATCCCACCCAAAATAGGTCCGCGTTGCTGCCCATGTTGGAGACGTGTCGTGCTGCCCTTCAAACGACACATCCCAATTGGTATCCCTCTCGTTAGATCCAACCGTGCCACCAGATGGCCGGGAGTGTAGATCTGGAATTTGAGTTTGATATGGAGGTGGAATTAGGTATGTTGGAACGCAATTTTAATAAATCTATCTTTTGTATGATTTACTTTTTCCCTGACGATGCCCTGTTGGTCTCCCTCTACTCAGATCCAAACCTTCGATCGGAGATGGGGCATGCAGATATGGAACTAAATCTCGCATCGGTGCTAAATGGGGTATGTATTAATGTAACTACCAGTActcttttgtgtgtgttttggtTGCGGTTGCACGGGTTGATGATGACTAATCTGATTATGCAGTATTTTTATTATCAATTGAATTAGGAActtgaatttgaatgcatgAATTGCTGTGTTTTAAAGCTTTGTCAAAGTTGTCATGCTTCTTTAGTTTCTTATTTAGGATTTTCTTTGTCCCGAAAAATGTTTGAGCTAGGAAAATTGCGTTAGTTAGGGATGTTTCATGGTCATTATGAGAATATTGTTGTAAGAAATAATGCTTAAGTTTGAATTATATTAtagcagattttttttcttgtacaTGTTACTACCTCTGTCCGCGTTTATCAGGCTTGTGTGTAtatacagatttttttttt contains:
- the LOC100835987 gene encoding uncharacterized protein LOC100835987 isoform X1, with translation MRRTTATAHSRFRSGSCSRAWLWVYIIIHPCPLSPTRVCDCCCCSAHHHHHGLCNQLIDRPQLSSRTPLGHNGRTTCKLPMPGRDLEECACETAVRPARIRKRRALSSSGASGPARRRPAVLLLRRRQRRAGGAAMSESSSQSRHCRGHGHAPEGMSARRLVAAFWQTDKDRLFGDDDAVIRRSVVPRSHASTEVSKSSRSRTSKVLLEAGGGKRSWHNDPGQWISADAMSKCSAMEIGRRSPDDVSRCPEEKAMHLKDLYNSLIASKELAKVLSHIWGELNPSTVSLISALRSELDLARAHVRRLIKEHESERIETDGFRKQLLEEMQSWKAKQKEKAAAALQYTVTELDSEKKSRKRAEKANKKLGVALVDTESALSAATDELERERKCKARVEKMCSELMRGIAEDRAALEAMRRETEQAREELEREREMLQLADEWREQRVQMKLLEARLQFEEKNSAVSQLHDELQAYLDANKDNGSKMDRNHAYENVGGPEESDGAIAGNGSDDCESEGSDMHSIELKVDGNSKCCTWSYDTPSSRGNLSSMRGGIIVQEMDDALEGDWAEGCSNGMLNFDHDEERYQAIEDLREQMLAGSGLSMSQGRENAETDYCIL
- the LOC100835987 gene encoding uncharacterized protein LOC100835987 isoform X2, giving the protein MPGRDLEECACETAVRPARIRKRRALSSSGASGPARRRPAVLLLRRRQRRAGGAAMSESSSQSRHCRGHGHAPEGMSARRLVAAFWQTDKDRLFGDDDAVIRRSVVPRSHASTEVSKSSRSRTSKVLLEAGGGKRSWHNDPGQWISADAMSKCSAMEIGRRSPDDVSRCPEEKAMHLKDLYNSLIASKELAKVLSHIWGELNPSTVSLISALRSELDLARAHVRRLIKEHESERIETDGFRKQLLEEMQSWKAKQKEKAAAALQYTVTELDSEKKSRKRAEKANKKLGVALVDTESALSAATDELERERKCKARVEKMCSELMRGIAEDRAALEAMRRETEQAREELEREREMLQLADEWREQRVQMKLLEARLQFEEKNSAVSQLHDELQAYLDANKDNGSKMDRNHAYENVGGPEESDGAIAGNGSDDCESEGSDMHSIELKVDGNSKCCTWSYDTPSSRGNLSSMRGGIIVQEMDDALEGDWAEGCSNGMLNFDHDEERYQAIEDLREQMLAGSGLSMSQGRENAETDYCIL